Below is a genomic region from Billgrantia tianxiuensis.
CGCCGGCAGGTTCATGCAGTGGAAGGACAGCAGGCGGCCCGGCTTGGTGACGCGCATCAGCTCGCGAACCAGGAAGCGGAACTGCTCGCTGAATTCCTCGTCGCTCTGCACGTTACCCATGTCGAAGTCGCTGTTGGAGTAGGTGTAGAGCGAGGCGAATGGCGGTGAGAAGATGGTGTAGTCGATGCTGTCATTCGGCATGTTACCGATGACGTGCACGCAGTCGCCGTGATACATGGCCCAATCCTGGCCGAACTCCTGATTCAGCACCTTGTTCTTCATGTCGTCTCCTATGCCACCCAGGCGGGCAGCACCATGTCTTGTGTCGGGTTGTACTCGGCCTTCTCGACGCCAGCCGACTGCACCTCTCGCTGCATCATGCCGACCATGTGCTCGACCATGCTGGCCTGCATGGCTTCCATCTGGCGCTCTTTGCTCTCGACGTTGGCCTTGATCGCGCCCAGGCTCTCAGCGCTGACGATATGGCTATGCACCTCACGGGCCTGGCCGAACCGCCAGCAGCGCCGCACGGCCTGGTACATCTGCTCGAATGAGTCATCCAGGCCAACGAATGCCATGCGGGCGCAGTGCTGCAGGTTCAGGCCCATGCCGGCAATTGATGGCTTGGTGATCAGCACTCGGACGGTGCCATCGAGGAACCCGTTGATAGCATCTTCCTTACGCAGCAGATGGTCGCTGCCGCGAATCTCGACGCTCTCGGGTATCGACTTGCGCAGCAGGTCGGCCTCATCGTTGGTGTGGCACCAGATCAACCAGGACTCCCCCGGCTCTTGAGCCACGATCTCGGCAACCTTTGCCACTCGCTGTTCCAGCGTCTCTTTCTTCGCCTGTCGGCGCTCCGTGAGGCTCTGCGCAATGCTGGTGAACATGTCGTCGCCGTACTGGCTGGCGACTAGGTGCTCGTGCATGTGCAGCGCCGGCAAAATGTAGCCGGTATCGTCGAATCCGAGATCTGATGGCAGGCGAATCGTCACCGCCCAAGATGCGAGCCACTGCCAGAACTTCTTGCGACCATGCCCCTTGAGCCGCCATTTCGATGTGTCGCCGCCGTCATGGGTGAAGAACATGGCAAGCATCTCGTCCATGCCCATGATTCCCAGGAACTCGCTCTGGTTGCCCAGCTCCATGTAGTCGTTGGGAGAAGGCGTGGCGGTGCAGCTCAGGCGGTAGGGGCAGCGCTTCCAGTCATTGATGATGCGGGTTCGCGTCTTGCCGTCCCGGTTCTTCAGGATGCTCGACTCGTCCAGCACGACGCCGGCGAACGCCTCGGGCTCGAATTCATCCAGCATCTCGTAGTTGGTGACGTAGACGCCTTGTGGGTCGGCCGGCATCTCCCTGACGTACTCGACATGGACGCCGAACTTCTTGGCCTCCTGCTGAGTCTGTCGGGCAACGCACAGCGGCGCGGCAATCAGCACCGCCCCGCCAGCATGCTCAGCCACATGGCCGGCCCATGTG
It encodes:
- a CDS encoding DEAD/DEAH box helicase, translated to MNVEYLEFVKRKTKLDEPSGFDIHEADVGFGGMPLKDFQRHIVKWALRRGRAATFANTGLGKTAMQTTWAGHVAEHAGGAVLIAAPLCVARQTQQEAKKFGVHVEYVREMPADPQGVYVTNYEMLDEFEPEAFAGVVLDESSILKNRDGKTRTRIINDWKRCPYRLSCTATPSPNDYMELGNQSEFLGIMGMDEMLAMFFTHDGGDTSKWRLKGHGRKKFWQWLASWAVTIRLPSDLGFDDTGYILPALHMHEHLVASQYGDDMFTSIAQSLTERRQAKKETLEQRVAKVAEIVAQEPGESWLIWCHTNDEADLLRKSIPESVEIRGSDHLLRKEDAINGFLDGTVRVLITKPSIAGMGLNLQHCARMAFVGLDDSFEQMYQAVRRCWRFGQAREVHSHIVSAESLGAIKANVESKERQMEAMQASMVEHMVGMMQREVQSAGVEKAEYNPTQDMVLPAWVA